One Fusobacterium nucleatum genomic window carries:
- the rpmJ gene encoding 50S ribosomal protein L36, giving the protein MKVRVSIKPICDKCKIIKRHGKIRVICENPKHKQVQG; this is encoded by the coding sequence ATGAAAGTAAGAGTATCAATAAAACCTATTTGTGACAAGTGTAAGATTATTAAAAGACATGGAAAAATAAGAGTAATCTGTGAAAATCCTAAACATAAACAAGTTCAAGGATAA
- the rpsM gene encoding 30S ribosomal protein S13, giving the protein MARIAGVDIPRNKRVEIALTYIYGIGKPTSQKILKEAGINFDTRVKDLTEEEVNKIREIIKDIKVEGDLRKEVRLSIKRLMDIKCYRGLRHKMNLPVRGQSSKTNARTVKGPKKPIRK; this is encoded by the coding sequence TTGGCTAGAATAGCAGGAGTAGATATCCCAAGAAACAAAAGAGTTGAAATAGCTCTAACATATATTTATGGAATTGGAAAACCAACTTCTCAAAAAATATTGAAGGAAGCTGGGATAAATTTTGACACTAGAGTTAAAGATTTAACAGAAGAAGAAGTAAATAAAATCAGAGAAATCATAAAAGATATTAAAGTTGAAGGAGATCTTAGAAAAGAAGTAAGATTATCTATAAAAAGACTTATGGATATCAAATGTTACAGAGGATTAAGACATAAAATGAATCTTCCTGTAAGAGGGCAAAGCTCAAAAACAAATGCAAGAACTGTAAAAGGTCCTAAAAAACCTATAAGAAAGTAA
- the rpsK gene encoding 30S ribosomal protein S11 has product MAKKTVAKIKKKNKNIPNGVAHIHSTFNNTIVAITDVDGKVVSWKSGGTSGFKGTKKGTPFAAQIAAEQAAQIAMENGMRKVEVKVKGPGSGREACIRSLQAAGLEVTKITDVTPVPHNGCRPPKRRRV; this is encoded by the coding sequence TTGGCTAAAAAAACAGTAGCTAAGATAAAAAAGAAAAATAAAAATATTCCTAATGGAGTAGCTCATATACATTCAACTTTTAATAACACAATAGTTGCAATAACTGATGTAGATGGTAAGGTTGTAAGCTGGAAATCTGGTGGAACTTCTGGATTCAAAGGAACTAAGAAAGGAACTCCATTCGCAGCTCAAATAGCAGCTGAACAAGCAGCACAAATTGCTATGGAAAACGGAATGAGAAAGGTTGAAGTTAAAGTAAAAGGACCTGGTTCTGGAAGAGAAGCTTGTATCAGATCACTTCAAGCAGCAGGATTAGAAGTTACAAAAATAACTGATGTAACTCCTGTACCTCATAATGGTTGTAGACCACCAAAAAGAAGAAGAGTGTAA
- the rpsD gene encoding 30S ribosomal protein S4, translated as MARNRQPVLKKCRALGIDPVILGVKKSSNRQIRPNANKKPTEYATQLREKQKAKFIYNVMEKQFRKIYEEAARKLGVTGLTLIEYLERRLENVVYRLGFAKTRRQARQIVSHGHIAVNGRRVNIASFRVKVGDIVSVIENSKNVELIKLSVEDATPPAWLELDRAAFSGKVLQNPTKDDLDFDLNESLIVEFYSR; from the coding sequence ATGGCAAGAAATAGACAGCCTGTTTTGAAGAAGTGTAGAGCTTTAGGAATAGATCCAGTTATCCTAGGGGTTAAAAAATCTTCTAATAGACAAATAAGACCTAATGCAAATAAAAAACCAACTGAATATGCAACTCAATTAAGAGAAAAACAAAAAGCAAAATTTATATATAATGTAATGGAAAAACAATTTAGAAAAATATATGAAGAAGCAGCAAGAAAACTTGGAGTAACAGGTTTAACTTTAATTGAATACCTAGAAAGAAGACTAGAAAATGTAGTTTATAGACTAGGATTTGCAAAGACTAGAAGACAAGCTAGACAAATAGTATCTCATGGACATATTGCTGTAAATGGAAGAAGAGTAAACATAGCTTCTTTTAGAGTAAAAGTAGGAGATATAGTTTCTGTAATAGAAAACTCAAAAAATGTAGAATTAATTAAATTGTCAGTAGAAGACGCAACTCCACCTGCTTGGCTAGAATTAGATAGAGCTGCATTCTCAGGAAAGGTTCTACAAAACCCAACTAAAGATGATTTGGATTTTGATTTAAATGAATCTTTAATAGTTGAATTTTATTCAAGATAA